DNA from Candidatus Ozemobacteraceae bacterium:
CACGTGCGGGACCACCTCGAGGACGAGGCCGAATGCCGCGAAGCCCGTTCCCCGCTCCCTTACGTCCTGTTCGGCTTCGGCCTGGCGATCGCCCTGCTGATCGTCTGGAAGACCAGACCCTCCTGCCAATGAGAAAGGATATCTCCCCGATGCGTCATGTCATAGCAATTGTTATTGTATTGGCGGCGATATGCCTTCCGGTCCGGGCCGCGGAAGAGGCGGGAACGACGGCCTCCGGGGTTCCCGTTCTCGAGAAGGTCTCGCCCGAGTTCGGCGCACGGTGGTTCACGAAGCATGGCTACAAGGACTTTTTCGAGCCGCGCGTCGCCTTCATCAAGCGCAAGAGCGGTTACTCCGAAGTCATCGAATACTCCTGGCGGCCGATGGTGCCGTTCGGCATGAAGAACGACGAACGCATCGACCGGGTCCAGTTCTCGTTCAACCGGTATTATTACAAGGGGCCGAAGATTTTCTTCGGAGGCGGGGTCGGCGGTAACATCATCCTGTTCACCGACGGCCTGAAGGACCTCGGGAAAACCCGCTACAACCTCGATCTCAAGGACGGCGTCAACGGCCTGTTTCGCGCCTTCGTCGGATACAAGATCCGCGATTTCGCGTTCGGGAAATACAAGTTCCCGCTCGTCGCCCGCGTCGATGCGATCTATTCTCCCCCGTATGAATTCGGCGGAGACCTCGCCGGGTGCGGCGACAGGATCAAGCTGACCGAGGTCGTTGCCGGTCTGGCGCTGAGCGTCGAATAGCCCGGACGATGACCTCGCGCGTTTTCGGCCCCGTTCCGTCCCGACGGCTCGGGCGATCGCTGGGTCTCGATCTGACGCCGGCGAAAACCTGCACCTACGACTGCCGCTACTGTCAGCTGACGGAGACGAACCATCTCGGCTCCGAGCGGCGGATGTTTTTCGAGCCGTCGGATCTGCTCTCGGAACTGCGGGAAAAACTTGCGACGATCGAGCCTCCCGACTGGATCACCTGCTCCGGCACCGGCGAACCGACCCTCTACGCGGGGCTCGGCGCCGTCCTTCGCGGCATCAGAAAACTGAGCGCGGCGCCCGTCTGCGTCATCACGAACGGGTCGCTCCTCGATCGCGCGGACGTCCGCGCCGATCTGCTTCTCGCCGACCGCGTGATGCCGACCCTGTGCAGCGTACACGAGGAAACCTGGCGTTCGATCCACCGGCCGTCGCCAAATATAAAATTATCAAATATATTACAGGGACTGAAGACGTTCGGGGCGGAATTTTCCGGCTTCCTCGAGCTCGAGGTGTTCGTCTGTCCAGGCCTCAACGACGCCCCATGCGAAACCGAGGACCTCGGCCGGTTCCTCAGGGAACTCCCCGGCCTGGGAGCGGTGTATCTCAACTCCGCCGTGCGAAGCCCCGTCGATGCGTC
Protein-coding regions in this window:
- a CDS encoding radical SAM protein, whose protein sequence is MTSRVFGPVPSRRLGRSLGLDLTPAKTCTYDCRYCQLTETNHLGSERRMFFEPSDLLSELREKLATIEPPDWITCSGTGEPTLYAGLGAVLRGIRKLSAAPVCVITNGSLLDRADVRADLLLADRVMPTLCSVHEETWRSIHRPSPNIKLSNILQGLKTFGAEFSGFLELEVFVCPGLNDAPCETEDLGRFLRELPGLGAVYLNSAVRSPVDASLSKAAPELLEGFRTALGLNVPVSTAFDHSPLPRPASSQRPPTGPEIIDLLGRHPCTFEQLHHVFGGDAERLRTLVSELVASGRAEKRPDGTFALLH